Sequence from the Hylaeus volcanicus isolate JK05 chromosome 1, UHH_iyHylVolc1.0_haploid, whole genome shotgun sequence genome:
CTGGTTCTGCATTGGATCTACATCGTCGTAGATCGGAAAACCattgttttctaataaaagtACGTATTAAGTCATCGACAGATACttttactaaataattaaacacatTAATCGTGAAAGTAAGGTGAAACCGAGTCCGTGAGAATTCATGGATTAAATGACAAAGCTAAAAAGATAACTAAATCGACGTTAGGTGGAAAATCTCGTAAATCTGTACCGCGTCTTACCTGGAGCGAGATTTTAATTAAGGGGGAAACGGTGACGGCGAGCGACGGTGCTCGCAAAGCGTTACGCATAATGTTACTCGACGTATCTACCGTAATAAGTGTAATCCGCGCGCCCCCGATCCTCTCGACACTAATAGTCGAGGGATAATACAGATTATAACCCCCTCCGTTCCGTTCCTTGCCAATGGAACTACCCTTCGAGCCGAAAGCCAGACCTGCTTGCCTGAATTGAACGTGTTTGCCACTCGAATGGCAATCTGAAACAATTCCGAAGCAATCGTGGAAGGTAACGTTGTGGTCAGCACTCttcgtcgaatcgattttcGATTATTCGTCTGTTGCGATATCCTTCTGCGCGAGTTCACCCCGAAAATGGCAGGATCGCGAATTCTGCGAGAGATTTTCGAGTCGTTGACGAACTATACAACGAAAGAATGCAATGCTTGTTGAACGAAAAGGATGTTTTACTTCGACTCGccattatttttcacttagAGAAACGGAACGCAATCAATTCTGATTAGTTACACGTAGATGACGGAGTGCTTTATCGAATCGACGCTTTATTTGCACGCGTAGGAAACGTTTAAAACGAGATCAGGAGTTTGTTTACGATCCTTTGAATGCCGGCTCTCTTGAGGTTCGAGTGATCATGGGGTGGAAAGGGTCATCGTGTATTTTGCCACGCTGTAAGGGGTTGCGAAAGGAACAGGGTTTGTTGGCGCAGTTAACACTTAACCGAGGGTTGCCTCCCCGTTCTCCTATTACGCACCTTTTCTGAGGGCACGAGAGGAATATTCTCGAATTATGCAATTAAATGTGTTTAAGCGTAAttacttgtaaaataaaaaaggtaaaTCTTTAAGGGTGACGTTCTTCGGATCGtgcaataattaaattgtacgaTGTAGATGACGTTTAGTATAATAACGTTTCTGTGCACCTAAACGAGGATACGGGTGGACTGGAGGAAAAATAGTTAGTCTCAACCGGGGGGTAAGTATTTACCATTTCAGGGTTTTGTTCGCGGTTGGTCGTAAAGGCCATAATAGGCAAAGAGTACAATGGAATAATAACCATCGGTGGTAAATTATGTGGGTCACGTGCCTGGGAATAACCATGTATCGAGACGTGAACATAATCGTCTCGATAATGGCTTTATTATGCGCTCGTTTCTAGACGTTTTCAGGAAAATGCGGGGTGAACGCGATACAGGGAAATTTGTCAATGTAGTTGACAACGTATCCGATGTAGTTGCTTTTTAATGACACCATGGGTCTGTTGCTGCaatcaatataaaattacacatAACCAACTATAATTTGTGTTATTAACAGTTGCGCGAATCATTTGGATTTGGATTAGCGTGGAAAAAGAGTATGCGGGGACATGGGACCACAAAGGGTTTAAGCAtgcgttttttattttctttttctttcatttatatgCCTTAATAGGTTAGAAtcttgcaaataaaaaattcataatattttgaaatatttaatttaaaattgtcctagtggcgccatcgggggcaaaacgtccaagtttgtcgagaaatagttCCATGTATTCACCGTCAGATGGCGCCACCACTTTAAAGTCTAGGTgagaatattaaatgcaaaaaaaaccTCACTTAAACtctatttaaacgaaacttgaaATTCTACGATGCTTATAGTACAGTTATAGTTgcattatttaatgtattaaacCAGTTatcgtgaattttaaatattactaaaaatcACCCTAgcggtggcgccatctcgTAACAAACTGCTCAAGTTTGTGGCGAAATGGTTCCTCTTTCTCACCGCTAGATAACGCTACTAGTATAAAAATACCGACATTACAgtatatttgcataaattggtttattacaataaataaaacaatttaaccgTGCTACTTAAGCTTAACAGAGCCTCGACGCATATTAAACTTGAGCGAGGATAAGGTTTGTTTAACATTTACCACCGCTAGATAACGCTACTAGTATAAAAATACCGACATTACAGTATATTTGCATAAACTggtttattacaataaataaaacaatttaatcgtGCTACTTAAGCTTAACAGAGCCTCGACGCATATTAAACTTGAGCGAGGATAAGGtttgtttaacatttaattttttctttatgtagtatcgccatctagcggtgaacaaGGGAAACTATTTCTGGTCACACTTGGGGGATTCGTTAcgagatggcgccaccgctgcgtgatttttaataatacttaatattaacgaaaacatCGTAAACTCATTAAATAATGAGAGTTTAACTATAGTACAAGCATCgtagatttttaaatcatGATCAAGTTCAGTTTAAGTACgatttttttgcatttcatttttccatttaaattttgaaggtGTGGCGCCATCTAAGGTTGAGAAAATGGAACTATTTggcgacaaacttgggcagATTGTTAGAAGATGGCGCCACCGCTAGGGTgatttttagtaatatttaaaatttacgaaaactGCTTTAATACATTAGATAACGAAAGTTGAACTATATCACAAGCTTtgtagaaattcaaattttgagtAAATAGAGTTTAAGTGAGGTTTgtttgcatttaatattttcacctAGACTTTAAAGTGGTGGCGCCATCTGGCGGTGAATACATGGAACTATTTCTGGACAagcttgagcgttttcccaccgatggcgctactatcggtaaaaaagaaatattaaattaaacatttaaaaatattatgtatcgCTTGCTTGCAAGGTTCTAAACTTCTAATTGTAAggcatataaataaaagaaaaagaaataataaacgcGTGCTTGAACCCTTTGCGTTCCCATGTCTACAGAGGTTCGGCAAATGCTCGCATTTGTCTTTTCGCACACTCTTTTTCCACCCCTATTCCCAGATCAGCCGCGATGATCCAATTCGAAATTATTCACGCCATCGAAAGATCTCCCATGAAAGCTTTTCACGTGTACCACGCGCCCCTAATCGTCGTCCAGTCTTGGTACAATAACGATTGAGTTCTCATTGTCGCTGCTCAATACTTACCCCAACTAAATACCTATCGAGAGCACCCCTTGAATTGCTCAGAGCTCCCCCGTGTCTTTCCCGTGAGACCTCCATACGAAGGAAGTTTGCCATACTTCAAGACTCGTCCGATCATCTGTTAGATggacattattattaaaaaaatttgtgtttaatGGTTTCAAACGACCACGAGAGGGTTGTCGAGGGACCTATCGTCGCTGGCCCAAAACCCCTTTAAGAGGAAATCGTCGAACTGCTGCTGACTGTGCTGACTCAATCGGGAAAGGGTTGGAGGGATCGGCTGAGCCTTCGGTAATCCGCAGCTTACACGGGCTCGAGTGTAAATATTGATTCCAATCTGGTGTCGGCAACAATGGCGGTTGAAGAACCGTAGTACCTACGGGATTGTCCGCGTTGGTAGGAGCGCGAGCCGCTGTCAAAACAGTCATTACCACCTTGCGAAATAAACGATTTCGAGCCATCGAGAGTCTGCTGCGTTATCTTTGGGATCTGTTTTCGTCGTCGACGAGACAGAGACGTCGAGGATAATGGAACGCTGGACAACCGTCTGCTGGTCGACCAGTCTTCTTCAACGGTGCATCCTCCTCGCGATTGGACGTGCAATGTCGAATGCATTCAGTCGAAGATACAAACATTTTAGGCAACACTTTATTAGCAATGCAACATGCCACACGTGGTACACGTGGTACatgtttatgtataaaaaaaaaggagaatatCAATATCAAGgtacaattaaattcttaCGGAGCTCTCAAGGTACGAATTCACCGTCGGTATATCGCTCTCGGAGTCTAGGAGCCTCCGATCGATTCGACGTTTGTAAGTTATCTGCCTGAAAATCTGTCCTCCCGCGCGATGTCGCccccatttccaataaaaCGCCGCGGTAAAGCGCGTCGATGGATTGTTAAAGACGACAGGAATTTacaaagacaattttttttcgcaaAATAAACTCTCGGAAAGGTACATAACGCGAGGCAACACGTGGACTGTACATCGACACAGAGTTCACGAGAGGTCTCATCTACCTTTGCCGAATCTGTCGACCTCCATACCGTTGGTTCCGTTTATCTGTCTGGGAGGAATGTCCTCGTTTATGGGTGCCCCGCCGAAACCCACCCTCGTCCTGGGGGAGAGGTGAAACTCTGGCAGGTTCTCCACATCGTACATCTGCATGTGCTGGGCGAAGGAGTCGGCGTGAAGTCGCGTGGCCATGATGCCGAATCCTTCGACCAGGGCCAAGAAGACACCACCAACTGTAGCGCTTCCTATCATCGACGGGATGCCTGTCCTGGCCGCCAGGACGCCACCGGTTAGGGCACCGCTCAGTATGGAGTTCCAGGGATCGTCCTTCGAACGACACCGTATCAAGGTGCACTCGATGGCGGAGAAAAGACCACCCCAGACGGCGAAGTTGCCTGCTACTTGAGGCACTCGATTCTTTACCGCCATCATCCCTCCGAAGAGCCTCCTGTTGATCCCCGACGGCGCGTTTCGGAACCCGATGACGCTCTGAGACAAGAAATACCGAGGTCCGAGGGTAAATCGTTGTTGATTCTACTTAACGTAGGTGTACACGTGACTTACTTGAAACAGTGAACCGCAAATGGCACCCATAGTGAACGCACCTCCGCAATCGTCCACTATCCTCCAGGGACAAGGCTCGCGATTATATTCCATTTTCGTAAAATCCTCCGAGTTTGTCAATCGCGGGCTTCCATCTGTGTGGTGACTGGCATAATTGATCGATCGCAgggatttattttaatcgtgtCTCCGAATGAATTCTTGACTCGTGATTTcaagtaattttatataatcatatGATTCTATACAAGTTTCTCGATTCACgtaaaatctatttaaaaaatatagcaacgttaaatatattaatacaaacgACGCGAACATAGCCGTTCTCGTTGCGTCGATTCGAGTATACGTATCGAGTAAAAGGAATACGTTCGAAGGCGAACCGATGATTATTTGTCGAATGCTAGCTACCTCGGGGTCGAATGCTAGCTACCACACTGATAAGGAGACGAATACGAGGACAGATGTACGAACATGTGTTTCGACGTCGCGTTAAATACGTGGTAACACTCGACGGGTTTATTCGTTCTGTCATCGGAGCCGACGTGGCATGAAACTGCACACTTATTTCTCGTGTTACACCCACGTACTATTGGGTAATCATCGTATAATAGccgaataataatttccgCGCGGAGGGTCGCCGCGACCAGTAGTAGGATAAATAAGAAAGGAGCCCGTAGGCTAGGGGACCAATATGGGCACCTTAAACGCGGCGTAGCACCCCCAACGCGGATGTCTAACCCCACTGCtctgtttattattcacttaGGATGCTCACGTTCTATTTGTTCCCCGCTGAGCTCGTTTCGAAGATCGACTCACCCCTACCAAAGGGCGACACACTGTCGAACAAGTGTGTCGCTCGACGTGTATCGTCTTAACGTCCAATATGTTTCATAACTATTGGAACTAACTCGTTTGTTCGATAACtattaaatataagtaaagACATAAGTAAAGACATggaagtatgaaataaaaataactccAGCTTAGACAACAAATGTTTAATCACTTTTTCAAAGATCGTTTTAAAGAAATGCCTGGATTGTTTTTAAGTAATCGCGAGAATTTTgataagaataagaattttcGCCACCTCTGCTCTCGAGGCATCTTGTGTACCGCGAGAAGTCgctcgaagaagaaaaagttgcAGCGCGGGAGCGTGGCAGGCTTTTCGTtactcttttaaaattaaatctcgCGAGCCGACGTGGTTTATGGCATGCAAATTGGGTTCGACCTACTCTACCGTTCTTTCTGCCAAATCCTAATCCAATCCGCTTCCACGTAAAGTCTACCTGCCCCACACTTTTGTGCGAAACACCGATCCTCGAGAGCGTAAACGCATCGCGACAAACGTTCACATGACAACCGTTCCCTCGGTTCTCTTTGTATGGCGAGTTAATTTTTACAGCTGCTCGAGAAACCGTACTTATTCCAGAGGTTTCGGTATCTcgagacaatttttcaatgaaatcaaCGATACTATCATATTCAACCTACCAACAAACAAACTTACTCTGAGCACtcatttctattataatatgCAAAGAATTATCGTCGCTGTAGCCACGAGTCAACTTTTGTACAgacattttgtatatttgtgtataataataataataattctgtgGAACAAATCGAGTCGATAACTCTGACGTTTGAAAACCTTAAATATCGTTGTGTGTTCCGTTGGTAACCTTTCATCCGGGAAAATTCATCGACGGTTTAATCATCGATACTTTATACAAGTTTAATCTTGTAAGCCGCGGTCGGCGTTCTATTACAAAGAACACTATGCACGATTTGTCCGCACCCCGCGATACGTCAGCTcgcatgtacatatttaacgttGCACGACGACTCGTACCAGGACCCCTTTCAGTTCCCATTACGAACAACTATTAACAAAACGGGGGATACCCTTTGTTGTCGACTTCAACCAGGAGACGACCGCCGCTATTGAGGACACCGCCACGGCACGCGACAGCTGCCTCGATAGTATCGATGTCCTTCGATCGCGATACCAAGATATCCGCTGCACGCTGATGCATCTTATCGACCCTCATTGGTTGCTCCTCGTTTCATTGTTGTTTCTCGTGCGGGTCCCTAGTGACGCAGCTTTTTCGCGGTTCAAGGAAGCGTTACGAATGTTGCAAAATCGAAatgtttctttgatttttcgtgACCATGTAACGTTTACGTTTCGATTCGGGGCAGGTAATAATTTGCGTAGTCTCGTTTCTCATGGACCCGTATAATGGAGAAGCACCATCGGAAAGAATCATGACACTCTCGAGTTAAATACACGTTATTATTAACGGACCGCCGCGAGAACACAATAGCTCCTGAAGCAATCTGAAACATAGACACGGTTGTGGACGGCTGTCGCAACAGCTCGAGTGTTTTCCTAGGTTCTCTAAATACGAACTACAGCGGAGTTTACCATGGGCATCATCGTAACTCCGCAGGAATAACAGTTTCGTGGGCCCTGAATAGCTTTCCTTTGGTCGGTCGAATCGCAACGTCACGTCTGAAAGCGATATTCGATGGGAATTAATCGTCGACGATAACGAAACAGGACCCTTAAAGGTAGAGATCTTGATGCTTCTATATCTCCTTAATTGATTACGATGAATTAATGGACGTACGAAAACGATCGTTGCTTCGATAGATTTCATTGCTCGTAGCTTAGGCGAGTCGGGCAACGCTAATCTCTGCTTTCCCGATACTCCTCGATAATCCGGAAGCAGAACAGATACTCCGATGGCTAACTTTGACGGCAAGGTTAATAAATGTCGTGGCGAGGCGACCGGTAACTTTGGAACCCGAACGGTCGAGTTTCGTGCAGGACTGCGCAAGGTATCTGTTAGTTTTGATGCTTCCAAATACGCTCCTAATCGGTTTTCAAACTCTCCTCTAAACGCTCGCGAACGTAGGATCCGATAAACCAAACTTCAAGATTTCACGTTGACGCAACGTGAATTGAGTTTCCAAATCCTAGAGAATCCGCCTAACGCTATAGATCGGATTTAATTGCGCTTTTCGTTCTACCACGTCgaatttttctatcattttcaTCTCATCTGAACGCTGAGAGTCTCTTACGCTTCAAATACGAAGCGCGTCGAGACACACTTTCTCCTCTTTCAACGATACGATAAccttacattttctttctttcctcgatTACGTAATTGCTGAG
This genomic interval carries:
- the LOC128875405 gene encoding mitochondrial import inner membrane translocase subunit Tim17-A-like; this translates as MEYNREPCPWRIVDDCGGAFTMGAICGSLFQSVIGFRNAPSGINRRLFGGMMAVKNRVPQVAGNFAVWGGLFSAIECTLIRCRSKDDPWNSILSGALTGGVLAARTGIPSMIGSATVGGVFLALVEGFGIMATRLHADSFAQHMQMYDVENLPEFHLSPRTRVGFGGAPINEDIPPRQINGTNGMEVDRFGKGR